One window of Toxotes jaculatrix isolate fToxJac2 chromosome 19, fToxJac2.pri, whole genome shotgun sequence genomic DNA carries:
- the LOC121200067 gene encoding cysteine-rich protein 2-like — MQTTKKKQREDARLGHSHHHHHHHPLRCVCAAGAAVRRPAERRAAGGPTENDAHSVLIRFTGNMASKCPKCDKTVYFAEKVSSLGKDWHKFCLKCERCNKTLNPGGHAEHDGKPYCHKPCYAALFGPKGVNIGGAGSYIYDTPVNEAPAAVSMETDAKPEEEKKAPARGPVKAASFSSFSGGPNICPRCNKTVYFAEKVSSLGKNWHRPCLRCERCSKTLAAGSHAEHDGQPYCHKPCYAVLFGPKGVNTGGVGSYIYDDPEAEAQP; from the exons ATGCAAACGACGAAGAAGAAGCAAAGGGAGGATGCGCGCCTCGGTCACtcccatcaccatcatcaccaccatcctCTGAGGTGTGTCTGCGCCGCTGGAGCTGCAGTCAGACGGCCAGCAGAAAGACGGGCTGCCGGTGGACCGACAGAAAACGACGCTCACTCTGTCCTGATCCGGTTCACAGGGaacatggcgtcaaaatgtcccAAATGCGACAAGACGGTGTATTTCG CCGAGAAGGTGTCGTCTTTAGGGAAAGACTGGCACAAGTTCTGTCTCAAATGCGAGCGCTGCAACAAGACGCTGAATCCAGGAGGCCACGCCGAG CATGATGGGAAACCTTATTGCCACAAGCCCTGCTACGCTGCCCTCTTTGGGCCAAAAG GCGTGAACATCGGCGGAGCTGGTTCCTACATTTACGACACTCCTGTCAACGAAGCCCCCGCAGccgtctccatggaaacagatGCTAaaccagaggaggagaaaaaagccCCTGCCCGGGGACCAGTAAAGG CTGCAagcttttcatctttctctggAGGACCCAACATCTGCCCCAGATGCAACAAGACGGTATATTTCG cCGAGAAGGTGTCGTCTCTTGGAAAAAATTGGCACCGGCCCTGTCTGCGCTGTGAGAGATGCAGCAAGACTCTGGCTGCCGGCAGCCATGCAGAG CATGATGGACAGCCGTACTGCCACAAGCCATGCTACGCTGTGCTGTTTGGACCCAAAG GTGTAAACACTGGAGGTGTCGGCAGCTACATCTACGACGATCCTGAAGCTGAGGCACAGCCTTGA